In a single window of the Metopolophium dirhodum isolate CAU chromosome 2, ASM1992520v1, whole genome shotgun sequence genome:
- the LOC132938873 gene encoding UDP-glucosyltransferase 2-like, which yields MTTLVSLADTANILAVFPHQGFSHHLVYLPYVQELANRGHNITFISNFPIEHANINNLSIRGSIPLTNNKENISNVERVSMNEIESSMFNIWSLYERGKMYEAIFTVDRVKTLLNSPCKFDLLITEHFNNELFLGFASKFNIPFILLSSCNLLPWNKHVIGQPYSLANIPTTLTSLGPTMNFNDRVINIISHTIQLFGFKLLCRIRDEAIIKRNLDVEISLDQLILNASLIMVNTHFTMFKSKPLVPAVVEIGGIHIMPIKPLPIVSTYEIKIVIYTPKSVE from the exons ATGACCACAC TGGTTTCTCTAGCAGACACGGCAAATATCTTAGCTGTGTTCCCTCATCAAGGATTCAGTCATCATTTAGTCTACTTGCCATATGTCCAAGAACTCGCCAACCGAGGACACAACATAACTTTTATCAGTAACTTTCCGATAGAACAtgcaaacataaataatttatcaattagaGGATCAATTCCACTAACCAATAACAAAGAAAATATCAGCAATGTCGAAAGAGTTTCAATGAACGAAATAGAAAGTTCTATGTTTAATATTTGGAGTTTATATGAACGCGGAAAAATGTATGAAGCCATATTTACGGTAGACCGTGTGAAGACATTATTAAACAGTCCTTGCAAATTTGATTTACTCATTACAgaacattttaataacgaaTTGTTTTTGGGTTTTGCATCAAAGTTCAACATACCTTTTATACTTCTGAGTAGTTGCAACTTGTTGCCCTGGAATAAGCATGTGATCGGACAGCCATATTCGTTAGCCAATATACCTACAACATTGACCAGCCTGGGCCCAACAATGAACTTTAATGAcagagttataaatataatttctcacACAATACAACTGTTTGGTTTTAAACTATTGTGTCGGATTAGAGACGAAGCAATCATTAAACGAAATCTTGACGTTGAAATTTCATTGGACCAATTAATTTTGAACGCCAGTTTGATTATGGTTAACACTCATTTCACAATGTTTAAATCCAAACCATTAGTACCAGCTGTTGTGGAAATCGGTGGGATACACATAATGCCAATAAAACCTTTGCCTATA gtATCTACTTACGAAATAAAAATCGTAATTTATACACCCAAGTCGGTTGAGTAA
- the LOC132938874 gene encoding uncharacterized protein LOC132938874, translated as MPKPTKEDWVEISNIFYTKTNFPNCLGAIDGKHIRCRNPNNSGSFYFNYKKYFSIVLMAIVDANLNFVVIDVGSYGREGDSNVLKECAFGKQLYEGKLNIPEPVTLPNTSTNPQPYVFIGDEAFALHSNLLRPYPGRNLTDSRRVFNYRLSRARRTVECAFGVLANKWRVLHTAIQVEPDFTDDIIKACCILHNFVRKRDGINYEDSETHNLEEIEARGTGTRSHGIEVRDYFVNYFMGPGAVDFQYDMI; from the coding sequence ATGCCTAAACCGACTAAAGAAGATTGGGtggaaatatcaaatatattttatactaaaacaaattttccaaattgtctAGGAGCAATAGACGGCAAACATATAAGGTGTAGAAATCCTAACAACTCCGGTTCGTTCTACTTTAATTATAAGAAGTATTTCTCTATCGTTTTGATGGCAATAGTTGATGCAAATTTGAATTTCGTTGTAATCGATGTGGGTTCATATGGTCGTGAAGGGGACTCCAATGTTCTCAAGGAGTGTGCATTTGGTAAACAATTATATGAAGGTAAATTGAACATACCAGAACCAGTTACTTTACCAAATACAAGTACCAATCCACAACCGTATGTGTTTATTGGAGATGAAGCGTTTGCTTTACATTCAAATTTACTTAGACCGTACCCTGGACGTAACCTTACTGATTCCCGAAGAGTTTTCAACTACCGATTATCCAGAGCAAGGCGCACAGTCGAATGTGCATTTGGAGTCCTCGCGAATAAATGGCGTGTTTTACATACGGCTATCCAGGTGGAGCCAGATTTTACGGACGACATTATAAAAGCATGTTGCATACTGCACAACTTCGTTCGTAAAAGAGATGGTATAAATTATGAAGATTCTGAAACGCACAACTTAGAAGAGATTGAAGCTCGTGGAACAGGGACTCGTTCGCATGGAATTGAAGTGAGAGATTACTTTGTCAACTACTTTATGGGCCCAGGAGCAGTAGATTTTCAATACGAcatgatttga
- the LOC132938563 gene encoding maternal protein tudor-like yields the protein MCDKLNTMKIKCWDAYISYFYSFKNFYIQNKNDQQTIQDITTSLQFLENEGSMSVSVKPGDLVAAKYENDGLWYRAKILSIEENAFTVQFIDYGNSELSSNLKILPEKIACYRAMAYHCMLDDVDHEEYVISTVNDIYDYIFDFIGSIEVIVTFLSDEETFLVNMKWDDRCIKTLVNNIISYGITPKTYETLKEIDQSGAKMAVNLIYAQSINEFYVETEDSKEIQNKIERILENETVWEPLTEYKIGKMAIAKSITDSRWYRVRLLMIHEEGECTCYFIDYGVQDKCSEFYEAVGYLKLAPPFIKLCSLHIPTMKKNEKLFECLSKSFTDEMELCKNKKMTITVVKTGEPIVVELFVDDFNVAKLIKPIPVIVFNVIHLNILTVQVNSPSRQAVITELSTVKTLNPVEKPKYCKMYGALVNDRWYRAELKNKFKSSMDIMLVDMGSTVINVENLYELPKHLENVKYLTLRCSLGLDQKYFSIYKLKQICNSKTEFMMIVFENNNIDGHFIRLFLNDEDVTTIIKKD from the exons ATgt GTGATAAACTGAATactatgaaaattaaatgttggGACGcctatatttcttatttttattcatttaagaacttttatatacaaaacaaaaatgatcAACAGACTATTCAAGATATAACAACAAGTCTTCAATTTCTTGAAAATGAAGGTTCAATGTCTGTTTCTGTAAAGCCCGGAGATCTAGTTGCTGCTAAATATGAAAATGATGGTCTTTGGTACAGagctaaaattttaagtattgagGAAAATGCTTTTACGGTTCAATTTATTGATTATGGAAATTCAGAGTTATCATCAAATCTTAAAATACTACCTGAAAAAATAGCTTGTTACCGTGCAATGGCATATCATTGCATGCTTGATGATGTGGACCATGAAGAATATGTAATCTCAACTGTAAATGATatatatgattacatttttGACTTTATAGGATCTATTGAAGTAATTGTAACTTTTTTAAGCGATGAAGAAACCTTTTTGGTGAATATGAAGTGGGATGATAgatgtataaaaacattagtaaataacattatttcataCGGAATTACTCCAAAGACATATGAAACCTTGAAGGAAATTGATCAGTCTGGTGCAAAGATGGCTGTGAATCTTATTTATGCTCAGTCAATAAATGAATTCTATGTAGAAACTGAAGACAGtaaagaaatacaaaataaaattgaacgtATACTTGAAAATGAAACTGTTTGGGAACCATTAACTGAGTATAAAATTGGTAAAATGGCGATTGCAAAAAGTATAACTGACAGTAGATGGTACAGAGTAAGGCTTTTAATGATACATGAAGAAGGTGAATGTACTTGTTATTTCATAGATTATGGAGTTCAAGACAAATGTTCAGAATTTTATGAAGCAGTTGGTTATCTGAAATTGGCTCCTCCATTTATTAAGCTATGTTCATTACATATTccaactatgaaaaaaaatgaaaagctgTTTGAGTGTTTATCAAAAAGTTTTACGGATGAAATGGAactatgcaaaaataaaaagatgACTATAACTGTAGTAAAAACTGGTGAACCAATTGTAGTTGAACTCTTTGTCGATGATTTTAATGTGGCCAAACTAATCAAACCTATTCCAGTGATAGTATTTAATGTTAttcatttgaatatattaaCAGTTCAAGTAAATTCTCCTAGTAGACAAGCTGTAATAACTGAATTAAGTacagttaaaactttaaatcctgttgaaaaaccaaaatattgtaAGATGTATGGAGCTTTAGTGAACGATCGCTGGTATCGtgcagaattaaaaaataagtttaaaagttCAATGGATATAATGTTGGTGGATATGGGAAGTACTGTGATAAATGTAGAAAATTTATATGAGCTTCCTAAACACTTagaaaatgttaaatacttgACTTTACGTTGTTCCCTTGGATTGGATCAGAAATATTTCAGCATATATAAACTGAAACAAATATGTAATAGTAAAACAGAATTTATGATgatagtatttgaaaataataacattgatggacattttatacgtttatttttgAATGAT